Proteins from a genomic interval of Acomys russatus chromosome 19, mAcoRus1.1, whole genome shotgun sequence:
- the LOC127203939 gene encoding DNA-directed RNA polymerases I and III subunit RPAC2: MEDDQELERKISGLKTSMAEGERKTALEMVQAAGTDRQCVTFVLHEEDHTLGNSLRYIIMKNPEVEFCGYTTTHPSESKINLRIQTRGALPAVEPFQKGLNELLNICQHVLVKFEASIKNYKDQKASSNEPTL; this comes from the exons ATGGAAGACgaccaggagctggagag aAAAATATCAGGATTGAAGACCTCAATGGCTGAAGGCGAGAGGAAGACTGCCCTGGAAATGGTCCAGGCGGCTGGGACAGATAGACAGTGTGTGACATTTGTACTGCACGAGGAGGACCATACCCTAGGAAACTCTCTGCGGTACATAATCATGAAGAACCCGGAAGTGGAGTTTTGTGGTTACACTACGACCCATCCTTCAGAGAGCAAAATTAATTTGCGAATTCAGACTCGGGGTGCCCTTCCAGCCGTTGAGCCATTTCAGAAGGGCCTCAATGAGCTGTTGAATATCTGCCAGCATGTGCTtgtcaagtttgaggccagcataaaGAACTATAAAGACCAAAAGGCAAGCAGCAACGAACCCACACTCTAG